ACATTACGGCCTCTTATGTATCAATGATCTAGGGTTAAGGATTTAcgcaattgttttttgttagAAACTGGTTAAACAAAACAGATACTGTAAGAAATAAGATTCTTTATTCAATCACAGCTACTGAAAAAGAAACTAGCTATCTGCtaatgtagaaaacagaaaagtgtagTCTCATTTCACTTAGCACATACATATGCTGTGTCCACTGAGGGGGCACAGGGGCTAACGCTAATCTAACTAACAGTacaaacacatacatatatCAAAACATCACATCctgcacacacaacaatggctcaaaaataattgtaaacGTGCATCTGCAGCTGAAAACtcagaaaaatatataaattaatccaaatctgaaaATGCAGATTTAGGTAAAGGAAATGATCTTCAGCAAGCAATCAAACAAATATAATAATGTACTGTTTAGAAGTCCAAAATAAGTACATGACATAGCCCTAACAATGGCACATTACACACAAAGCTGCTGGCAGTGTTTCGTTGAACTCGTGGCATTCCATAAACCGTCTCTTGCTACAGCTAACACATACTAACACGTCCAATTCAACACCTTCTTGCAGTCTAGCTACCAACACTTCATGAGAAGAATGAAATAACAACTACAAAAGCCACCTTTGGATGTCTGCTGTTTTTATCTAAAATGTAGTACTTTCCATAACAGCTAGGAAACCTTTGAGGAAAGCAAACAGACATTTAGTATTGTAATTCAAATGTCAGTAAATCCCCACGCAGCAACATACCTTAACTGTTTTAATAAAACATCTGTATTTATAGCCTGGTGATATGGATTTTCTCTCAAAAGAAACTATAACACTGTTGTAATGAATGCCAATTAGTTAAGGGGCCCTATCATGCTCATTGTCAGTATGTCATATTAGTAttgtgtgtctctactgtgacttgtctccatgctttaatgttcaaaaaggaatTTATttgcctcttttcaccctctgtctgaaaccagacctcagtctgctctgattggttagctggccagctctgttgtgattggtcaaccatttAGAGATGTCCCTTAGCACAATGTactggagcgctagccaatagaatcgtgagtgttacatagtgttgtcactatgttacagaacaaaggagtccaagggagtgtgtgggagagaaactccctctgaagggaacacagggatttgagcctttgcagaacatttacatgcacaaaaacctatagaaACACACTTGAGGAAAAATCCAAAAGGCATGATAGGGTTTCTTTAAAGAAAGCCACTTTTTACACATAATTTGTTCAGTAGAACTGACTTCAATATTTGTGGCATAATACTTTGGAAAAACCAAAACGTGTGTGCTATTgtaacaattaaaaaatatagtgTAGTTAAAGAACAGGAgctttcctcacaaaatgctCCTTACAATTACACAGGGTCAAAACATTATTAACTTTTGTTgagctttgatttttttttaaacacacaaTCCTTCACAATTTCTTTAGATACTAGGTTGAAAACTGTACGTATCTTAACAAGTATGAGCAATCTAGAACATGTCATATGACCTGAACGATGTTGAATGTTGCTTTGGTTTCGGCTAGGTTCTGCAAATAATGGTGTAAGCAATCAAACAACTGGTAGGTACACTAAGCCACacaggcatcacacacacagtagACATTGGACAAGTCAGAAAACATAACAAAATCTTGCTATTCTAAAACCTTCCTCGCTCTAGAGAAAAGCTCTATTGCATACTGTAAAAAGGTAAAGAACCAGTGTTTTGACGAATACTAAAAAACATGTTCTATATTATTTGCACATAAATAAATCTGCTCATTTGACTTCTGTTATGTTTAGTATTGACAtggtttttctttctttcactgGTACAGAAAATATACTTTTATGAACGGCTGTTGCCATGGCGTTGTGACCCTGTGGTTCAAGTCTTCTTGTTGCCTGTGCTGGCCAGGGAAACATTACTGTTCAGCAGCCTGGTCTAGGATATGCCATTTCACTTTTGCCAACCCCCACTGGACAATGTTCAAATGTGACTGTGTGGCACAAGCATGACTCAACCTATAAACTAAACAGCAACACATCGGCAAGGTGTTTGTACTAGGTCCTACACATAAGAACATCTGCAAAGGGGCCCAGGAGGTTCTTGTTGAAGATACACCTGACCCACACCAGGTAGGTGGTGAAGGGCTTGATGTTCTCTGAGAACGTGTAGTTCTGCTGCGGAAGGATGTAAGGCATGTAGGTGTTCTCTCCCTGCTCCTGGATCCACACCTCGTACTTCAACTCTCTCACTTTCAGGTATTTCAGATTCCACGGGATCTGCCAGGAGACTGTGAGTTTAGCCTCATTAGTGGTTTGTACCGAGGTCTGACACTGGGGTTCTCTGACCCGGCCCGGATGAACTGTGCTGGCCGGTTTGGATCTTCTCACACTGGGCTTTGTCTTCATTCCCTCTTTAAGGACTTCCAAGAAGGACGGGATGTCCACCAAGGTGTCCTGGTAGATCCGGAAGAGCCACTCCGGGTTGCGACAGCACAGGTGCCTGGGCACATCTTTGCTCGCCAGGATTCGCTCTTGCTCCTCCTTCTCCAAGTGAGTAATGCCCCCTTGATCCCAAGGTTTATCTGGGTGGGTGATGGTGTTCTCCTCCTTGGTGTTCCTCCACGAGACATAGTGAAGATCCATGCCTGGAAGGGTGGCAAGGGTTTTATACGGGGTGTACTGTTCAGGGTTAACAGCAAAAGGGAACAACTCCACCACAACAGCTCCTCTAGGGAGGAAGAGTGAGGTGATTAGCTGAGCCCCATGCATACTGATTAACATGGAAGCCCCACTGATCACCTGGACGGTACTGGGGAAGGACTGTTCCTCTAGGGATACTGTGACCACTCTCATCTGGAACTCCTGGGCCAGCGCCATGATCAGCTCCGCCTCGTTCAGTATCAGCCGTGTTGTTGAACGACTAAACAGTACAATGTATTCATCCCTTTTCCCTTTCTCATCTTCAGAACTCCCTCCATCCTTCTCCTCTACCCTTGTGATGTTCATTTTGTCCATCAGAACCCTCGCAAACTGCCGGATCTCATTTCCTGACACCAACATGTTGGCTTTGGGCCCCTGCGGCTGAACAAACCCGTACTGGTACCAGGTGGTCATCTTGGACAAGCCCACGTAGGATTTAGTGAAACACATGAGCTTGCCAAAGTTCTTGAGCTGTTCTTTGAGCAGTGGCTGCTTGCTGCTTAGAAGTCGGTAGAGGTCAAAGTGCGGGCCTTCACCCCAACCCTCCATGAAAACCAAACGCGCCTCATCATCTAGGTCCGAGTACTGCATCATAGTGTAGAAGGCAGGGATCAGGTCATCGTGAAACACGTGCATTAGGTTATCTGGATTGAATCGGTTTAAAATAAGCGTCACATCCGGTACGAACACCGGTTTAGGCATAAACTTTAAAGCAGCAGCTGGGAGTTCTAAGAAGTTGAAGTACTGGGTGTTGTGATCCTCCACTGAGGACAAGTCCAGAAGGGCCGGCTGGAAGCGCCTGGAGCCCAGGTTTGGCAACATGACGGAGGAATTGGAGTGGAAGAACACAAACTCCTCCGCCTCAGAGCAGTAGCAGAGGTAGTCAAAGCGGCAGATGCGGTCGGTGTGCATCTTTCCGGTGCAGACCATGCGGGTGCCGTGATCCTGAAGAGCCTGAAGGGCAACATGGTAGTCGATGTGGGCCTGCGAGACCTCCTGGGACTGCTGGGTCATGTGCAGCTCTTCCTCAAGCAGGGCGGCGTGCTCACTCAGCTTGGAATACTTCCAAAGAAGAGCTGCGACTACAGAGACCAGCAACCCGTTAAGGAGTGCACCAATGCTCATCTTGCAGCCTGCCACTGAAGCCCGCATCACTGCTGCTGCACACCCACCTCACCACTCCAACTGGCCCCCGACCTCAGAGGGAAGTGACGAGACATCCGCCAACAGACGACAACTTGGGAAGAAAAGGAGGCAGAAGACGGCGGAGCAGGGGTTGACCATTGGGGGGAAACGGTAGTATAGGTGAGGAGAAAGCTAGGGAGGAAAAATAAGAGAGAACGTAAAGTTAGGATTAACATTCATAAAGTCAAACAAGAATTCACGATTAATGAAAATAATCACGTAATTATCAGTGCAGGAGAAAcaagatatttaaataataaagaaTAGCAAGCCTATGATGCTGCAGTGCTCTTTATGTAAGCGATACCCCATCGTGATTTATGAGAGCAGATTTCCGCCCACGACTTAGGGAATAGAGGTTGTTAGCTTTGGCAGACAAATTAGACATTTTCCTAACCTTACCCTGTTACCCTTCCTGAAAATGTCATGACAAGTTGCGAGGAGGCACAGAGAGAAGAACCAGAGTATTTCTCTACTCATCTGCATACTGAGAGAACAAGTGAGTCATTGAGGGACACTAAATCAGACCAAGAGTTAACGGAGAGCAGCTGCCTGCAAACCCAGGGCAACTAGCATGCTCTAAACCCATCTGATGGCTCGCTGTTAACTTACAGCAAAGTATTCATTTATGACTTACTTTATACTATTCCCACAGACATGCCAATCAACTGCTTTCCATCTCTCTGGGGTCACTTTCCAACTCTTAGGGCTCTGACTTGTTCCTGTTACTCACCTTTATTGTGTACACGTTTTAgaatgtgtgggagagaaactccctctggagggaacttttcgatgtttgcctttgcagaccatttacatgcacaaaaacgtaTTGAATACAGGGGAAAAAACGAAACATACCTTAGTCTTTAATCATTTATTTTAGCATCCTTTTCTTTTTACATCCTAAAATAAGATAGGCTTTTATTGATCCCGGTAGGGAAGTACACGTGTTATAGCAGCAACAGAATAAGAGGTAAacacagagaacacacacaacCATAACAAGAATAAAACATGTCATACTGGGATTATGGATTATAATTcttgtatgtgtaaacctacttggcAACAAACCACTTTCTGATATCTGATGTTGCTTAGTTGTCAAGTTCTCTCCATGTCTCTTTCCTCTGTTGCTTTTGTTCTGCAGGAGCAGAGCAGAATCCCTGGACTATTTTTAACATCCAAACAAGTACAATATGTCACAAGCAACAGGATCTCTGTGAAGACACTCAGGTGCCTCAGTGAATGCACATGGGCATGCACACATTAAATGCACAGTGTTTCCCACAAATGGATCCCAGCGGGACGCCACAAATGGatctcataaaaaaaaaaaattattctttttctttttttggtgGTGGtctagtgaggtgggctgatgatcggaaggttgcgagttcaaatcccgcctggaacaccactactagtgtgcccttgagtaaggccctcagttactccagggggaatgtccctgtaatcggtcgttgtaaatcgctttggaaTAAGGCGTCTGCTAA
This genomic window from Pseudochaenichthys georgianus chromosome 16, fPseGeo1.2, whole genome shotgun sequence contains:
- the pomgnt2 gene encoding protein O-linked-mannose beta-1,4-N-acetylglucosaminyltransferase 2 — protein: MRASVAGCKMSIGALLNGLLVSVVAALLWKYSKLSEHAALLEEELHMTQQSQEVSQAHIDYHVALQALQDHGTRMVCTGKMHTDRICRFDYLCYCSEAEEFVFFHSNSSVMLPNLGSRRFQPALLDLSSVEDHNTQYFNFLELPAAALKFMPKPVFVPDVTLILNRFNPDNLMHVFHDDLIPAFYTMMQYSDLDDEARLVFMEGWGEGPHFDLYRLLSSKQPLLKEQLKNFGKLMCFTKSYVGLSKMTTWYQYGFVQPQGPKANMLVSGNEIRQFARVLMDKMNITRVEEKDGGSSEDEKGKRDEYIVLFSRSTTRLILNEAELIMALAQEFQMRVVTVSLEEQSFPSTVQVISGASMLISMHGAQLITSLFLPRGAVVVELFPFAVNPEQYTPYKTLATLPGMDLHYVSWRNTKEENTITHPDKPWDQGGITHLEKEEQERILASKDVPRHLCCRNPEWLFRIYQDTLVDIPSFLEVLKEGMKTKPSVRRSKPASTVHPGRVREPQCQTSVQTTNEAKLTVSWQIPWNLKYLKVRELKYEVWIQEQGENTYMPYILPQQNYTFSENIKPFTTYLVWVRCIFNKNLLGPFADVLMCRT